GCTTGGAACTTTTGCAATGAAGTTGGGGAAGAAGCTCCTGGAATGGGGAGCCCAAGAGCTGCTGACTGTTTTGATCTTTCAGGTAAGTACCGCCTTAGAGGAAAACGTAAGAGTAAAGAAgggtgattttttttcttcatttctatGTGTTTTGCTTTTAATTCTTAAGTTTATCATTTTCCCTGTTTGATATCAGAAACTCAAATCTTTTCCCTTATATATGATCAAAATATCATGGCAATGGCCAATGGGCGCGTTCATTATTTGCTAATGTTTTGAATGCATGATTCGTTATTCACCCATGacatcatttcttttcttttttatggtaCTTGCTGATTGTTGTTTagttttttctctgttttctaaTTGGATGCTGAATATTGGTACAATGGGCAGATTTTTCTCCAAGACACAGGGTTTCAGAAGCTGATAACAAACTTGGGGTGGGTAAAACATTCCCGGGATTGGGCCCGGGAGCTGTAAATAATGCAGACCTTTATGCTGTACAGAAGGAGCTCTATCTGGGTTCTTTATGTGAAGTTGCAGATACACCAATTCCATGGCAATTTTGGATGATTATGCTGAAAAATGGTAACTATGACACTAAATCTGGCTTGTGTCCTGAGAATGGGAAAAAGGTACCTCCTTTTAGTCCGGGGAGGTTTCCTTGCTTTGGGGAGGGCTGTATGAATCAGCCCATATTGTATCATCAACATACACAATTATTAGATGGTGATACATTGAGAGGAAATTTCAATGGAACTTATGATTTAGGTTCTGATATTAGGGGTGGACTTGATGGAATCTCCTTCTTTGAGGTGGTTTGGGAGAAGAAAGTTGGTGTTGGGAGTTGGGTATTCAGTCATAAGATAAAAACTTCCAAGAAGTACCCATGGTTGATGTTGTACCTCAGAGCTGATGCAACCAAAGGATTCTCTGGAGGTTACCATTATGACACAAGAGGAATGCTCAAAACAGTAAGTATAACTTGTAtaagcttcttttcttttctaactcATTAATTCATGATCCATGTGTAACTTTCTGTCAGTATAACTAGAGAGTCCCATAATTGGACTGCTAATTGACCTTCCTGCAATTTTTACCTAAACTGATTCTACATTGGGTCTAACTTTATAGTTCTGTCGAGGCATAAATAGTTTATCTGTCCATTGTCCTTTTGACCTGAATAGATTAGTTATTTGgtttttatgaattaaaaattCACACCTACTCATGGTCAAGCATAGAGCTTATTCAGTACAGAGACTCTAGACCATGAATAAGATTCCCTAAAGGTCATAATAGATCACATGAGCCTTGCATATGTAGTTTGCAAATACATGCAtgagttagttttttttttttccttttttcttctgttAATGCTGAGCTCTGCAAACCGTGAGGTGGGCCGTCGTTTTACCCCCAACTAATCAACaacaaaaggggaaaaaaaggtTTCTCATCTGTCACTTCACAAGCATCTTCATTGAAGTTGAAATAACAAATGCCTTTAAACTAACTAATCATCTTGAATGTGTTCCGCAAACTCTCATTCTAACTATgtcttctcttgtatacttctaaTATACTGGGGGTGCCTTGCGCTTTTTGTATACATCttgattacaaaaaaaaaaaaaacactttgttGCACATGGTGGTTCTGAGtgtaataattattaatttaataccACCTTGTAACCAGTTAGACACTTTGACTGCCCAAACCAGAGTTGACAGTTGTGTTTCTTAATTACTGAGGAAAAAAGCATTCAGCCTGCTGTCTTCCATGTGCTCCTTTTATGCCACAAGTAACAATTTCAGCTCTCTTTCAGCTACCAGAGTCACCTAATTTTAAGGTCAGGCTGACTTTGGATATCAAACAAGGAGGAGGGCCCAAGAGCCAGTTCTACCTAATAGATATTGGTAGCTGTTGGAAGAACAATGGTGATCCCTGTGATGGAGATGTGCTCACTGATGTAACCAGATACAGTGAGATGATCATCAACCCTGACACTCCAGCTTGGTGCAGTCCTAAAAGTTTGGGCAGTTGCCCACCATATCATATTACTCGAGACAACAAAAAGATCTACAGGAATGATACCACTCACTTCCCATACAAAGCTTATCACTACTACTGTGCTCCAGGTAATGCAAAACATTTGGAGCAACCTGTAAGCACTTGTGATCCTTACAGCAATCCTCAGGCTCAAGAGCTTGTTCAGCTGCTGCCTCACCCCATATGGGCTGAGTATGGCTATCCAACCAAGCAAGGGCAGGGATGGGTAGGTGATGCAAGAAAGTGGGAGCTTGATGTTGGTGGGTTATCAAGTAGACTCTACTTCTACCAGGTTAGTTAGTCATTTACTTCTATACATAATGAATCTATCTGATTGATTGATcgttgttaaatcatcacttattttaaaaat
Above is a genomic segment from Alnus glutinosa chromosome 12, dhAlnGlut1.1, whole genome shotgun sequence containing:
- the LOC133852495 gene encoding uncharacterized protein LOC133852495, which produces MAMEHQLHVLFLWVALVVISVSGARGIQYISAVGDPGMRRDELRVALEAWNFCNEVGEEAPGMGSPRAADCFDLSDFSPRHRVSEADNKLGVGKTFPGLGPGAVNNADLYAVQKELYLGSLCEVADTPIPWQFWMIMLKNGNYDTKSGLCPENGKKVPPFSPGRFPCFGEGCMNQPILYHQHTQLLDGDTLRGNFNGTYDLGSDIRGGLDGISFFEVVWEKKVGVGSWVFSHKIKTSKKYPWLMLYLRADATKGFSGGYHYDTRGMLKTLPESPNFKVRLTLDIKQGGGPKSQFYLIDIGSCWKNNGDPCDGDVLTDVTRYSEMIINPDTPAWCSPKSLGSCPPYHITRDNKKIYRNDTTHFPYKAYHYYCAPGNAKHLEQPVSTCDPYSNPQAQELVQLLPHPIWAEYGYPTKQGQGWVGDARKWELDVGGLSSRLYFYQDPGTPPARRIWTSIDAGTEIFVSDKDEIAEWTLSGFDVLIDTSANS